The following nucleotide sequence is from Puniceicoccales bacterium.
AATGATATCTTTTTATGATCCCGGCTGTTTCAGTATGGTCAAATCGAAAAAACAGGTAAATGAAATTCTTTGGTGTGGAATTACAATTTACAAAATAATTTTTATTGATTTACTATGTGCCCCGCGATATGTCTATTTGTTTAAAGAAGTTAGTGAATTCTTCCAAATTTAAATTTCATACGCCATTGATGGAAGGAATCATAAAATCTAGGCCAAATCGCTTCCTGATGGACGTAGAGATAGATGGTAAAATGGAAAAATGCCACTGCCCTACCACAGGAAAGGTAGGAAGAATTGCCTTTAATAATGTGCCATGCCTGCTTTCAAAATCCACCAACAGTCAGCGAAAAACCAGCCATACGGTGGAAGCATTTTCCTTGGATGCCATTGATAGTCCAGCCAAAACCTGGATCGGCATCAATCAGATCGCTGTCAATAAATACGTGGAGCATTTCCTAAAAGCTGGCCTGCTTGACAGCCTGATCCCGACTGATGAAATTATTCTCAGAGAACAAATTCTAGGTTCTTCCAGGTTGGATTTTCGCGTAGGCAATACCTATATTGAGGTTAAAATGCCGCTCATCCATCTATTCATAGAAACCGACGAAGAGCTGCCCAATCACGGTGCAATGACATTGGATCGATTCATCAAACATGTTAATGAATTAAGCAACAGTCTGGATGAAAATAATCGAGCCATTTTATTGACTTGTTTTGTGTTTGATGCGC
It contains:
- a CDS encoding DNA/RNA nuclease SfsA → MSICLKKLVNSSKFKFHTPLMEGIIKSRPNRFLMDVEIDGKMEKCHCPTTGKVGRIAFNNVPCLLSKSTNSQRKTSHTVEAFSLDAIDSPAKTWIGINQIAVNKYVEHFLKAGLLDSLIPTDEIILREQILGSSRLDFRVGNTYIEVKMPLIHLFIETDEELPNHGAMTLDRFIKHVNELSNSLDENNRAILLTCFVFDAPKFAPPPPSKYNAEIFETMRNSMKKGVEVWQLNLSIDRFGVDFLRYFEITSTIHQFKKTHH